AGGCCGACCAGGGCGACCACCGCCGCCTCCTGGATTTGTGCCTGCTCGTCGGCCAGAAGATCCACCAGGGCCGGGAGCGCCTCCCGCCGCTCCCCGGCCAGACACCCCAGCTGCCGGACCGCGGCCAGCCGCGCTGCCGGCTCGCCGGTCCGGACCGCTTCCCGGAGCCCGGCCTGATCCCGGGAGCTGACGATCCGGCCGATGGTCCGGCGCACCTCCGGGTCCTCATGACACAGGAATTCGAGCAGGAGCGGCAGGCTGGCATCCCCCAGATGCGCCAGGGCAAAGCCGGCCTCACGGCGAGTCCGGGAATCCGTATCCGCCAAGGCTTCCACCAGAGCGGTGACCGTTTGGCGGTCCGCCGGGGCCACCGCCGCCAGTGCCGCCGGGACACGGCGGCGCACCACCGGATCCTCATCGTGCACCGCGGCCACCAGCGCCGGCAACGCCGGGGAGGCCGCCGGGCCGCCGGCCTGCAGGGCCCGCAGGCCGCACTCCCGGGTCGCCGGGTCCGGATCGACCAGCGCCGTCTTGAGAACGGCAATCACGGTGGGATCCGCGGCGGCGATCTGGCCCAGGGCCGCCACCGCCGCCCGGCGGACCTCGGGCTGGCGATCGGCCGCGGCCTTGGCCAGCGCAGGCACGGCGGGCAGGGCCTCCTGCCCGATCCCCCCCAGCTCCTCCGCCGCCACCTGCCGGTACTGATCGTTCTCCGATGCCAGGGCCGGGATGAGGACCGGCAGGGCCGGCTTCATCCGGAGGTCGAGCCGGCCGGGGATGCTCCCTTGCACCCGGGTCTCCACAAATGGCCAGGCCTGGGTGGAGGGCGGCAGCTCCCGCTCTTCCGGATCGCCGATCAGGGTGACCGTGATGTAGCCCCTGGCCCGGCAGGTCAAGGCGAACGAACAGCCGGCAAGACCGCCGCGGTGGGTCGCCTGCTCGATGCGGAAGGCCCCCGCCTCGCCGGTCATCGCCTCGGCGTAGACATGAAACTCCCCGGGCGCATGTGGAATCGGCAGATCGGCGCAGCTCCAATGGGCCAGAAGCTGGGCGCCGGCAATCGGCTGCCCCGTCTCCCTGTCCCGCACCTCGCCGGCAAAGGGGCCGGCATACGGCAGGGACGGCCAGAAGAAGCCGGCCCAGCCCGGACAGGGGGTCACGAGCGCCGTGGCCCCGAAGGCCAGAATGGCCAGAATCGCCCGGCCCATTGCCACACCCCCCATGCGCTGCTCCCGGCACGTCCCTGGCGCCCGCGCCGTGGCGGCTCGGCTCATCTCACCGGCGGGGGCTCGCCCCGTCCGCAGGCGCGCCCGGCTCGGTGACCCCATCGGACCAGCGCCTCCGCCACAGCCCTCCGGGCAGGAGCAGCAGGGCCAGCAGCCAGGGGAGATCCCACCAGCCAAGCCCGTCCTCATGGCTGCCGCCAAAGGACCACCAGGCCCAGGCGACCGCCCCGGCGCAGAGCCCGAGGGGCACCATCATCAGATGCTGCCAACAGCATGCCGAAGGCGGCGACGAGCTTGCGGATGCGCTCCGCCGGGATGCTGCGGAATCGCTTGAGCACCAGCTGTCGGATCATGGGCTCCATGGGGCATCTCCTCGGAAGGGCTGGCAGCAGGTGGGGCGGCCGGGCGCGGCTGATCTGCCGGAGCAGGTTAGCGGTGTGCCCCGCGGTTGTCAATCAAGGCGAGACCAGCCAACCACTGTTTCTGCCTTCCGGCGTCTCAGGGTGCAGAAGCAGCGCCGGTTGCCGGCTTCGCGACGAAGGGGGCCAGCTGCCTTTCCTGGGGGGCTTGGGTGGGCGGGATCACCACCTCCTGCGCCGCCTCGTCCCACGAGAGTCCGGGCGGCAGCGTGCTCGGGTCAAGGGCGATCCGGTAACGACCCGGCCGCAGGCCCTGGAGGAAGTAGCTGCCGTCGCTGGCGGTCACCGACTCGGCGGCGGTGGCTTCGCCGGGAACGGCGGCGGCTTGCACCCGCACCCCGGCCAGGGGCGCTGGCTCGGGGTCCGCCGGCGCCTGGCTCTGCACCAGGCCTTCCACCACATGCACCGGGGTGACGGCCAGGAGGACCCGGGTGGTGCGGCCCGGCTCCACCTGGGCCAGCTGGCTGCCGTTCACCACCGCAAAGGTGGCGGGCACCGTATCCGCGTCCAGGGTCACCCGGGCCTGGCGGAGGTTGGCCGGCGGCTGGAACAGGAAAAGGCCGGCCTCGTCGCTCGTGACCGACGCCCGGTCGTTGAGGAAGAGCTTGATACCCGAAATCCCCTGCTCGCCCGGATCCGGCAGGGCATCAGCGTTGGCGTCCACGAAGACCTGGCCGGCAATGAGGCTCTGCTCCGGGTTGAGGCGGCGGGCGGTGACGTCCCGGAGCCGGCCCTCTTGCCGGGCGAGCAGGCGCTGGAGGTTGACAAAGATCTCCACCACCCAGGCGTTCTCCTGGAAGCGGGCCCGGAGCCCCAGCCGGGAACGGCCGGTGGCGTCCAGGGGATACTCGCTCCGGTTCTCGAAGAAGACCTGGTCCCGATCCAGCTCGTAGCCGATCTCGGTCCGGCTGGCGATGGGCAGGCCGAAAAACGAGCCGGTGGTATGGATGACCGAGGCCCGCTCCCGAAGGCCGGTGTCCCAGTAGCTGGCGGCCAGGGTGCCCATCCCGGGCAGGTAACGGGACAGGGACAGGGTGGTGTACCGGGACTGGGAAAGGGCGAATCCGGGCAGGCGCAAAGGATCCAGAAAGTCCGGATGCTCGTCCAGCAGCAGGTCGTCGCCCCAGGCATGGAACGCCTTCAGGGAGAGGTCCTGGACTGGGGCACTCGCCAGATCCACAGAAACGAGGCTTCTGTCCCGCTCCCCCCAGCTGGGATGCAGCCGCTCGATGGCCAGGGCCACGGTGGAACGGGGCAAGGCTCGGGACTTCACCGCGGCCCGCTGCAGGTCCACCGAAAGGGTTTCGGCCCGGGCGCCATCCAGGTTGTTCCAGGCCTGGGCCCAGGCCGCCTCCCCCTCCCACCAGGGCGACGGGCGGACGGCAGCGGTGAGATCGAAGCCCTCCCGGTCGAAGAGGCTCCGGTGCTGGCCGTCGAAGAAGTCGGGGCCATAGCGGAAGTAGAGACCGGAGAAGGTGGCCTCCTCCCAGGGGCAGAGGGCCAGATCGGTCTTGAGGCCGACATCTTTGGCCCGGCCGCCGGCCGGGTCGGCTTCGCTCTCCACGATAGACAGCTCGGCGGCCAGCATGGTCCAGTCGGCGGGCTGGGCGATGAGCTGACCGCCAGCGTGGCGGCTGGCCTTGGGATACTGCCGCTCCTCGGCACCGGTGCCGGTCAGGGTGACCGGCTTCCAGAAACCGCTCTGGCCGGCAGCCGCCAGGCCCACCGTCAGCCGCTCGTGGAGCCCGTAGAGGAGGCGACCACCGCCGGCCAGGCCCCGGCTGTGCCAGTCGGCCGGGGTGCGGCTGCTGCCTGCCCCGGCCACCATGGCCAGGCCCTGGGCGGGCAGCATGGCGGAGCTGCCCAGCACCTGCCGTTCGATCACGGTCTCGATGCCATTGGCATCGATGATCCGGAGCCGGATCTGGTTGAGGCTGCCCGGGGTCAGTTGCACCTCCTCGAACCGGTACAGGCCAGTACCGGGCAGGCCAGGCAGACTGGCCGCTACGAGGTCGCTGTCCACGGTCTGGCCATTGACCTCGAGCGCCACCCGGGAGCCTACCGGCACCAGCTCTTCCACCACATGGGGACGCAGCAAGGCCGTGCGGCCGGCAGCCTGCGGCCCCCGCCAGCGCACCGGCCGCGGACCCAGCTGGGCGAGCCGGCTGCCCTGCATGCCGAAGAGGCGCAAGGTCGGGAACGTCAGCTCGCTGATGCCGAACAGGGAATCCCCGGCCCTGACTGCGCCGCTCGCGGAGGCGTCCCCCCACTCCGCCCAGTCCATGCGGACAAAGGCGTCGTGGCCGTCATCCAGGCCCTCCCCTTCCCGCCAGGTGACCGGCGTCTCGGAGAAGCGCAGCTTGTAGCGCCCGCTGCCGGCCGCCCCCCAGAGGCTCTGCTCCAGGCTGTCCAGGGCCAGCTCCCGGGGCGCATCCCGGTTCACCGCCAGGGCCCTGGCCCGGCCGCGCAGCTCCAGCATATCGAGGCTCCAGGCGGTGGGGGGCGGGCTGGCGGGGGGCAGCCTTTCCGGCAGCTCCTCCCGGATCTCGGCAGCTGCCACCGCCAGGAGCGAGGGCCGCGCCGCCAGCTGCCAGATGGGCAGGGAGTGCGCGGTTGCGGCGACAAAGGCGTAGGCCCCGTCATCCCAGGCCAGGCTGATGCCGAGCAGGGCCTCGATCTCGTCCGCCGGCAGGAACCACTCCTCCTGGCGGGTGAGATCCGACACCCCGGCCACCAGCTCCACCGGCCGAGGGCCGGCCGCGGTGGCCACGCACTGCCGCCGGCCGTCCACCAGCTGTGGCGGCCCGCCGTCCATTCGGAAGGAAAGCTGCCCGCCCTCCCGGGTGACCGCAATCCCCATGGCGGCCAGGAGGCGTATGAGGGGCAGGGAGCGCCGGCCGTCCGGACGGGGCAGGACGTCCAGGTCCGGGATGAAGAGCCGCTGAAAGCCCCGCTGCCCTTTGAGGGTCAGCGCCACCACCTCGGTCTCGATGATGGGAAGGGATGCCGGGGGCTGCGGCGCCCCACCCGCCTCACTGTCCGGCGCGACGGCCGTTTCCTGCGCCCTGCCCCCTGGTCCAGTTGCCAGGATCAGGCAGCACGCCAGGACCAGAGCCGGCCCGCCGAAGGCCAGGGGCGACCGGGCCGCTACCAACGGCCGGGAAGCTCCCGCGCTATGGGCTGCGCCAGCTGGGGCGCACTGAAGACCGCCCGGACGGTGTACTCGCCCCTGGGGATGGAGACCTCCAGGCGACTGGTGAACCGGCGCACCCGGCCAGGCAGCACGTAGCCCTTGCCGAGGATGCCTTCCGCCACCCGTTGGCCGCCGGGGGCCAGGAGCTCATAGGTGCCGGTGAGGAACAGATGACCGGTGCCGGTGTTGTTGACCGTGGATTCGAGGCTGACCTTGTCCGCCGCGGCCACCAGCCGGACGTCTTCCAGGTCGCACTGGAAGCTGACCTGACCATGACGGGCATAGATCGGCACCATGATGGAGCTGGAGACCTCGAGACGGAAGGTGCGGCCCGCCGCGTCGGTGGTGCGGGCGGTGTTGGTCGCCAGGGCCTCCAGCTCCATGGCCGCCCAGTACTCCTGGTCCAGGAGCTGTCCCTGGGGCACCACCACGAAGCGCACCCGCTGCTTGCTCTTGGCGGGCAGGGTGAGCTCCTTGGGGTTGAACTTGAGCATCGGCGCCAGGGAGCGGTCGCTGTCCGGGACCGAGAGCAGCCCGCCGCTGGGCGAGAAATCGAAGAAGGCCGCCTGGATGCGGTAGCGCTCCTCGCTGTCGCCGGTATTGGTGATGGTGAACTGGCCGGATGGCCGGCCCTCCGAAAGATCGAGCTCGACAAAGGCCGGGGCGATGGACACCCCGGCCCGGGCTGGCCCGCCGGCCCAGACCACCAGCAGACAGGCCAGAGCGGCGAGGACAACCGGACGCTTGCAAAAGGGCAGGATCGAGGTCATGGCAGGCACCAGATGGGGTGGATGCGGGGCAACCGCGGTCCTTGCGGGTGCTTCGCGGTGGTCGATGCTCCTTGCCGGCGGCTCAAGACAATCGGGGGGGACGCGAGGATCGGAGCCGGGCCGGTGTTATGGGAGAACCATCGCTGTCAGCCGCACCTTGCCGCTGTATTCACCCATGGGCTTTTCCGGGTCGTTCTGGCTCCAGGTGACCACCTGCCGGCAGGACTGGCTGAAATGCCCGTTCTGGCTGCTCTCGAAGGCGATCGGCTCGGACATCACGGCCGGGAAGCCGTTGATGTCCACCATGGCGGCGGTGAAGGCCGCCGTGTCGCCGGCGCCCTGGAGGGGATTGGCGTTGTCACAGTCGAACACCACCCCCTCGCTGAGGTTGACGGGAATCGGGGCCACGGCGGTGCCCAGCGGGTCATCGCCCTTCCACAGGTCCGAGGCGGCCATGAACATCTGCACCGCCTCGGTGTTGGCATCGATCCGGAACTGGAAGGTCGCGGAGAAGTCGCCCATCTGGATGTCACCCGCGTCCACGACCGGGGTCTCGGGAGCCACGGCGATGTTCGCCACCACGTCCATGTAGACGTGGGCCGTAGCCGAGCCTTCCGTGTCGGCAGAGCTGGTGGAGGCCACAAAGGGCGTCAGGGCCAGGAGGCCAATGAAGATCACCTTTTTCATGTCTGTTCCTCCCTCGTGTTGAATGCCGTGTTGAGCTTCTGTTTGCTGACCCTCGCGTGGATCCCCCCACGAAACATTCTGACTGCATCGGCGATCGGGCCAGGGACAGCCGGCCCCTGGTCCCGGCCAGCGCTCACGGCAGGGTCGGGTCGACGATGCAGGTCAGCTTCACCCTTCCGACATACTGGCCGGCGGGCTTCACCGGCTCGTCCTGGTCCCAGAGCACCGTCACCAGGACCCGGCTGCTGAAGCGGTAAGGCGTCCGACCCTGGAAGAGCATGGCCTCGGTCTTGTCGGACGGCAGGCTGTCGATGGGATCGCCCGGCCCCTCGAAGCTGACCCGACCGCCGCCCAAGGACGCCTCCGGTGCCTCAATCCCGACGCCCGCCTCCCGGCGCAGCGGGATGGGCGCCACCTCCCGGCCCTCAAGATCCCGGCTGAAGTGGAGCCCGGTGGCCTCCACCATCATGCTGACGGAAGAGGTGTTGGCCTCCACCTCGAACTCCAGGTTGCCTTCGATGTCGCCGGCGCCGCTTTGCCGCATGAAGACAGTGGGGGTCAGGGTTTGCACCGCGATCTGCGGCTCGAAATCGAGGATGGCCGTGGTGACGGCCGAGGCGCGGGACACGCCGCCATGGCCGTCGGCCGGCAGGAAAAGCGGCAGGAGCAGGAGACAGACCGCCACCGCCCCGGCGGCCGCCAGAAACGGGCCGCGGGAGAGCGGGAAGGGGTGAGGCTGGCCGAGCAAGCGGGGCACGCCGGGCCTCCTGCACGATCGTTTTCAGTTGCCCAAGGGAGCGCTGTGGCCGGACTCCTGTCCGGCACCCTGGCCCAGAGCCAGAAGAAGATGGGCACCACCAGCAGTCCCGGGTGACCCCTGGAGCGCTGGCTCGCTATGGGAAGATCGCTGCCGCCGGGCTCGCCAGGAACCCTAGCGGAGCGATTGGACGCGATAGGCTTGTCGAGGGAGGGGGGGAATCAGGTACGGTGTCCGTCTGTTTCTTCGCGTATCATCCGGCCAACGGGAAGTCAAACAAAAAGATCGGGGAGGAATACCGGTGGGAAAAAGCCTGATTGCCACCGATGCCGGCACGGCTCAGGGACCGGAAGCGGCCCGGCGCTCGGTGGCCAGGAGCAGCTGGTCGGCGCCGGCCCGGCGGGCGAGGTCCATGGCTGCCACCACCCGGTGGTAGACCACGCCCTGGTCGGCCCGGACCAGCACGGTGCGGGTGTCTTTCAGGGCCAGC
This portion of the Thermodesulfobacteriota bacterium genome encodes:
- a CDS encoding HEAT repeat domain-containing protein, yielding MGGVAMGRAILAILAFGATALVTPCPGWAGFFWPSLPYAGPFAGEVRDRETGQPIAGAQLLAHWSCADLPIPHAPGEFHVYAEAMTGEAGAFRIEQATHRGGLAGCSFALTCRARGYITVTLIGDPEERELPPSTQAWPFVETRVQGSIPGRLDLRMKPALPVLIPALASENDQYRQVAAEELGGIGQEALPAVPALAKAAADRQPEVRRAAVAALGQIAAADPTVIAVLKTALVDPDPATRECGLRALQAGGPAASPALPALVAAVHDEDPVVRRRVPAALAAVAPADRQTVTALVEALADTDSRTRREAGFALAHLGDASLPLLLEFLCHEDPEVRRTIGRIVSSRDQAGLREAVRTGEPAARLAAVRQLGCLAGERREALPALVDLLADEQAQIQEAAVVALVGL